One Flavobacteriales bacterium DNA segment encodes these proteins:
- a CDS encoding T9SS type A sorting domain-containing protein, with amino-acid sequence MKNTILNILLITSSSLGVIAQNVNIPDANFKAYLVGNAAINSNGDTEIQVNEANSFTGNISCQNQNITDLTGIEAFVAIEGLYCGDNNISSLNVSQNTALTALQCQNNNINSIDVSQNTLLNNFVCLNNNLTSLDLTQNSNLNLLVISDNALTTIDLSQNTGITVFQCSNNSLTALDISNNQSIYSLNCSGNNLTAFNMSNISTSTLTSLDATSNPNLTCIKVDDVAAATATWTNIDPASSFSLNCAILVNSISVIGQGGASAITTLGGTLQMSATVLPANADDNTYTWSVVNGTGSASINSNGQLTAIADGTVDVIATANDGSGVTGSATITISNQSVSVTEQHHNNMFSIYPNPAKTTIGIHTNASINEIQIIDLIGKIVLVQNSNYNNINISDLNSGIYYVKINTPYQTVTKQFIKKQ; translated from the coding sequence ATGAAAAATACAATACTTAATATACTGCTCATCACTTCATCTTCTCTTGGAGTTATAGCTCAAAACGTCAACATTCCTGATGCTAACTTTAAAGCCTATTTAGTTGGAAACGCTGCTATTAACTCCAATGGAGATACAGAAATACAAGTCAATGAAGCAAACTCATTTACAGGAAATATCAGTTGCCAAAACCAAAACATCACTGATTTAACAGGGATTGAAGCATTTGTAGCTATAGAAGGTTTATATTGTGGCGATAATAACATCAGTTCTTTAAACGTCTCACAGAATACAGCACTTACAGCTCTTCAGTGTCAAAACAACAATATTAACTCAATTGATGTCTCACAAAATACCTTGTTAAATAATTTTGTTTGTTTGAATAATAACTTAACGTCATTAGACCTTACTCAAAACTCAAATTTAAATCTTCTTGTAATTTCTGATAATGCTTTAACAACTATTGATTTAAGTCAAAACACTGGTATAACAGTCTTCCAATGTTCCAATAATAGTTTAACGGCTTTAGACATAAGTAATAACCAATCTATTTATAGTTTAAACTGTTCTGGTAATAATTTGACAGCATTTAATATGAGCAACATTAGCACCAGTACTTTAACTTCTCTTGATGCTACCTCAAACCCAAATTTAACCTGTATAAAAGTAGATGATGTTGCAGCGGCTACAGCAACTTGGACCAACATTGACCCTGCATCTAGCTTTAGTTTAAACTGCGCTATATTGGTTAATTCTATCTCTGTGATAGGACAAGGAGGGGCTTCTGCTATTACAACTCTTGGAGGAACATTACAAATGAGCGCAACTGTGCTACCTGCTAATGCAGATGACAACACTTACACTTGGAGCGTGGTTAATGGAACAGGATCTGCTTCTATCAATTCAAATGGTCAGCTAACTGCAATAGCTGATGGAACTGTAGATGTTATCGCTACTGCTAATGATGGTTCTGGGGTAACAGGTTCTGCTACGATTACAATTTCTAATCAAAGTGTTAGTGTTACAGAACAGCACCATAACAACATGTTCTCTATATACCCTAACCCAGCTAAAACAACTATAGGAATACATACAAATGCATCAATAAATGAGATCCAAATTATTGACCTAATAGGAAAGATTGTTCTAGTACAAAACTCTAACTATAACAACATCAATATTTCTGATTTAAATAGCGGTATTTATTATGTAAAAATTAACACACCATATCAAACAGTCACTAAGCAATTTATTAAAAAACAATAA
- a CDS encoding LytTR family DNA-binding domain-containing protein: MKALLVEDKAYIRKGLLNLLTLIETNVEVIGECESVKEAVVVANACKPDLIFLDINLTDGTAFDFLSQTEQLNFKVIFITAYEEYALKALKIGAVDYLLKPVDIDELATALKKVGELSIPQQQQQIKTVQQVWNNTDDKIILSLHDSFQVVKLNELVYCESDKGYTTFYCSNNKKYVVSKTLKEFEPQLLKANFTRPHQSFIVNLNFIDKYDKSGAIYLKNGKTIPVSSRKKDAFLAKLLNKSNANN; encoded by the coding sequence ATGAAAGCATTATTAGTAGAAGATAAAGCCTATATCCGAAAAGGGTTATTAAACTTATTGACGTTGATAGAAACCAATGTAGAAGTAATTGGAGAATGTGAATCGGTAAAGGAAGCAGTAGTTGTTGCCAATGCTTGTAAACCCGATTTAATATTTCTTGACATCAACCTTACAGACGGTACTGCCTTTGATTTTTTAAGTCAAACTGAACAACTTAACTTTAAGGTTATTTTTATCACAGCTTACGAAGAATATGCCTTAAAAGCTTTAAAAATTGGAGCAGTAGACTACTTACTCAAACCTGTTGATATTGACGAGTTAGCAACCGCTTTAAAAAAGGTTGGAGAACTTTCTATACCACAGCAACAACAACAAATCAAAACAGTTCAACAAGTTTGGAACAATACCGATGATAAAATCATTCTATCATTACACGATAGTTTTCAGGTTGTGAAACTCAACGAATTAGTCTATTGTGAATCAGATAAAGGTTATACAACATTTTATTGTAGCAACAATAAAAAATATGTCGTTTCTAAAACATTAAAAGAGTTTGAACCCCAATTGTTAAAAGCCAATTTTACAAGACCACATCAATCGTTTATCGTTAACTTAAATTTTATTGACAAATACGATAAATCTGGTGCTATCTATTTAAAAAATGGGAAAACTATTCCTGTTTCCTCTCGTAAAAAAGATGCTTTTTTAGCTAAACTATTGAATAAATCTAACGCTAACAACTAA
- a CDS encoding leucine-rich repeat domain-containing protein, producing MKKLILNCTSIILVLNANSQTFVDNFITYSVTSTNTVKTTDYDQINGGMTTINLQATVTDPNTNITYTLTEIGAHSFNSNNISNVNLPNTITQIGLASFANNNISNIIIPNSVTTIDDYAFHNNDFSSIDMPSSVISMGDYLFRNNQFSNLSNVNFPNGYIPKYCFVGNPFINLSIPGTITSIGEGAFKDNQIISLTLLDGVSEIGQGAFGNNLITSISFPNSVTNIGAYSFYGNQITTITFPNSVTSLSNGIFAGNQLTSITIPNHITKIGEDTFSENQLTSVTLHNALDTIGIYAFGDNQITNINFPPSLIHLASHAFANNQLTNLIIPSGITTINEDCFKNNLLTSISIPSHITSIGEDAFRNNALTEVNMVNGITSIGNSAFEDNQIDSIIFPSTVTNIGSRAFYNNPLTSVSSVNMTPPTINSNTGSDTFGPNRTSVNLYIPTGTEAVYVTDPGALWTNFNLVTTTNFVFSNIADKDLDNAITLVNTNTHINIHTSDDVDFESYIIYNLSGEIVARGNHQLIPTSLFSKGIYIFKINLNKGIVSKKIAIQ from the coding sequence ATGAAAAAACTTATACTAAATTGTACAAGCATTATATTAGTGTTAAATGCTAATAGTCAAACTTTTGTAGATAATTTCATTACCTACTCAGTTACTTCTACTAATACAGTGAAAACAACTGATTATGATCAAATAAATGGAGGTATGACTACAATCAACCTGCAAGCAACAGTAACTGATCCTAATACAAATATTACTTATACACTAACAGAAATTGGAGCGCACTCATTTAACTCTAATAACATTTCGAATGTAAATCTACCTAACACTATAACTCAAATTGGTTTAGCTAGTTTTGCCAATAATAATATTAGTAATATAATTATACCCAACAGTGTAACAACAATAGATGATTACGCTTTTCATAACAATGATTTTTCTTCTATTGATATGCCTAGTAGTGTTATTTCAATGGGAGATTATTTATTTAGAAATAATCAGTTCTCTAATTTATCCAATGTGAATTTTCCTAATGGATACATTCCAAAGTATTGTTTTGTTGGAAATCCATTTATTAATCTTTCAATACCAGGAACAATTACTTCAATTGGAGAAGGAGCCTTTAAAGATAATCAAATTATCAGTTTAACATTGCTTGATGGAGTTAGCGAAATAGGACAAGGTGCATTTGGTAATAATTTAATTACAAGTATTAGTTTTCCTAATAGTGTAACCAACATTGGGGCTTATTCATTTTATGGGAATCAAATCACGACTATTACTTTCCCTAATAGCGTCACTTCACTTTCAAATGGTATTTTTGCAGGGAATCAGTTGACTAGCATTACCATTCCTAATCATATCACAAAAATTGGTGAAGATACTTTTTCTGAAAACCAATTAACAAGTGTTACCTTACACAATGCTTTAGACACCATAGGAATTTATGCTTTTGGGGATAATCAAATCACTAATATAAACTTTCCTCCTAGCCTTATTCACCTTGCTTCTCATGCTTTTGCTAATAATCAATTAACCAACTTGATAATACCAAGTGGTATCACCACCATAAATGAAGATTGCTTTAAAAACAACCTTTTAACAAGCATTTCTATTCCTAGCCATATTACCAGTATTGGAGAAGATGCTTTTCGGAACAATGCACTTACAGAAGTAAATATGGTCAATGGAATTACGTCTATTGGTAATTCAGCATTTGAAGATAACCAGATTGATAGTATTATTTTTCCTAGTACAGTTACAAACATAGGTTCAAGAGCCTTTTACAATAATCCATTAACGAGTGTTTCTTCTGTAAATATGACTCCTCCAACTATTAATTCAAATACAGGAAGTGATACTTTCGGACCCAACAGAACTTCAGTAAACCTATACATTCCTACAGGAACTGAAGCAGTTTATGTCACAGACCCAGGTGCATTATGGACCAACTTTAACCTTGTTACAACAACCAACTTTGTGTTTAGCAACATTGCTGATAAAGACTTAGATAATGCAATAACGCTAGTCAATACCAATACTCACATCAATATTCATACATCTGATGATGTTGATTTTGAAAGCTATATTATCTACAACCTTTCTGGAGAAATTGTTGCTAGAGGAAATCACCAACTTATCCCTACTTCACTATTTTCTAAGGGGATCTATATTTTTAAAATTAACCTGAATAAGGGAATAGTGAGTAAAAAAATTGCGATACAATAA
- a CDS encoding T9SS type A sorting domain-containing protein, producing the protein MKTKILNIAFLTSIGFGVNAQVKIDVNPGTGGANGSGPQEFTAYNSAMYFHANHNNYGKELFKYDGTSASLVQDIHPTHYSNPEYLTVMGNKLYFQATDGTNGRELWVHDGTNTTLIDIYPGSNASIPTNLFALGNDLFFQATDGTSGRELWKYNGTNATLIDINPGAGHSSPQHFVEFNSELYFMADDGVSGRELWKYDGTNATLVQDINVGSGDALPQQFTVLGTNLYFLANDGVNGSELWKYDGNTASIIDINQGVDGSNPNYLTVYNSELYFKAYEDTYGFELWKYNGTNATMVHDINPNGNSSIKELTVFNNKLYFRANDDVNGNELWEYDGTTASMVEDINPSGNSNPYELTALGNHLYFAANDGTNDFQLWKYDGSTTTQMIINPLWDAEPENLTVIGNDLFFSAEDSTSDLELYKVAGVFASEIEKIIPKEALVYPNPAKDKITIQQHLGNEDFHIVDLYGKTVLSGTITNKNSTIDIQPLSSGVYLLKLISDDRSYSQKFIKE; encoded by the coding sequence ATGAAAACTAAAATACTAAATATCGCTTTTTTGACTTCAATTGGATTTGGAGTAAATGCACAAGTAAAAATTGATGTTAATCCAGGAACAGGAGGTGCTAATGGTTCTGGTCCACAAGAATTTACAGCATATAATTCGGCAATGTATTTTCATGCTAACCATAACAATTACGGAAAAGAGCTTTTTAAATATGATGGAACTTCAGCATCATTAGTTCAAGATATACATCCTACTCATTACTCTAACCCTGAGTACCTAACAGTAATGGGAAACAAGTTGTACTTCCAAGCAACAGATGGGACTAATGGCAGAGAACTATGGGTCCATGATGGAACAAATACCACTTTAATAGACATTTATCCAGGTTCTAATGCATCTATCCCTACCAATTTATTTGCATTAGGTAATGATTTATTTTTTCAAGCAACTGATGGAACTAGCGGAAGAGAATTGTGGAAATACAATGGAACGAATGCTACTTTAATTGATATTAATCCAGGTGCTGGGCATTCATCGCCTCAACATTTTGTTGAATTTAATTCAGAACTATATTTTATGGCAGATGATGGAGTTAGCGGAAGAGAATTATGGAAATATGACGGAACCAACGCAACGTTAGTACAAGATATAAATGTAGGGAGTGGAGATGCTCTTCCACAACAATTTACAGTTTTAGGTACTAACCTTTATTTTCTAGCAAATGATGGAGTGAATGGTTCTGAACTTTGGAAATATGATGGAAATACAGCTTCAATTATTGATATAAACCAAGGTGTTGATGGCTCTAATCCAAACTATTTAACTGTTTATAACTCTGAGCTCTATTTTAAAGCTTATGAAGATACCTATGGATTTGAGTTATGGAAATATAATGGAACAAATGCAACTATGGTTCATGACATCAATCCAAATGGAAATTCTAGCATTAAAGAATTAACAGTTTTTAATAATAAATTATATTTCAGAGCTAATGATGATGTAAATGGAAATGAGCTATGGGAATATGATGGTACTACTGCCTCAATGGTCGAAGATATAAACCCTTCTGGAAATTCTAATCCTTATGAATTAACAGCTTTAGGAAATCATCTTTATTTTGCTGCTAATGATGGGACAAACGACTTTCAACTTTGGAAATACGATGGTAGCACGACTACGCAAATGATTATTAACCCGCTTTGGGATGCTGAACCAGAGAATTTAACAGTAATAGGAAACGATTTGTTTTTCTCAGCTGAAGATTCAACTAGTGATTTAGAACTGTATAAAGTAGCTGGTGTTTTTGCCTCTGAAATTGAAAAAATAATCCCAAAAGAAGCTCTGGTTTACCCTAACCCTGCAAAAGACAAAATTACTATTCAACAACATTTAGGTAATGAAGACTTCCACATAGTAGATTTATATGGTAAAACTGTACTTAGCGGAACAATTACCAATAAAAACTCAACCATTGATATTCAACCACTTAGTTCTGGAGTTTATTTGTTAAAACTAATCTCTGATGATAGATCTTATAGTCAAAAATTTATTAAAGAATAA
- a CDS encoding DUF1266 domain-containing protein, producing MQMFENLPWYGYVIFAFGIVAYAYKFFSKAKEGYVEPDQVKAKFKKDPNSTLTDEQLFSLALDAVTNEWWKVNTNTLFFKKGIHAKNYLEGWGINTPEGYWGLTEYFMKDGRRWYFDFIYAMIQNEPEENWPTLMQQKYGNNERAERYLNLLRTGKAQGTLKQKGLITFDSEIEVGVAAYDASVLVGHARRAYTAEIISEEDAWKVINFATQLAKEHFSSWEDFAKSYVLGFTLDIRDRKDGYLEEMYDLYAQLLANPESPWNTIEWK from the coding sequence ATGCAAATGTTCGAAAATTTACCCTGGTATGGATATGTTATTTTTGCCTTTGGAATAGTGGCTTATGCTTATAAGTTTTTCTCCAAAGCAAAAGAAGGCTATGTAGAACCTGATCAAGTAAAAGCTAAGTTTAAAAAAGATCCAAACAGCACATTGACTGATGAACAACTTTTCTCTTTGGCTTTAGACGCTGTAACAAACGAATGGTGGAAAGTGAACACCAATACCCTTTTTTTTAAGAAAGGAATTCACGCTAAAAATTATCTAGAAGGATGGGGAATCAATACCCCTGAGGGATACTGGGGACTAACCGAATACTTTATGAAAGATGGAAGACGCTGGTATTTCGATTTTATATATGCAATGATTCAAAACGAACCTGAAGAAAACTGGCCAACTTTGATGCAACAAAAATACGGAAATAACGAACGTGCTGAACGTTACCTCAACCTCCTAAGAACAGGAAAAGCTCAGGGAACACTGAAGCAAAAAGGGCTAATCACTTTTGATTCTGAAATTGAGGTTGGAGTTGCGGCATATGATGCAAGTGTTTTAGTAGGTCATGCTAGAAGAGCTTATACTGCTGAAATTATTAGCGAGGAAGATGCTTGGAAAGTGATAAATTTTGCAACTCAATTAGCGAAAGAACATTTTTCTTCATGGGAAGACTTTGCCAAAAGTTACGTTTTAGGTTTTACCTTAGATATCAGAGATAGAAAAGATGGTTATCTAGAAGAAATGTATGATTTATATGCACAACTATTAGCGAACCCTGAAAGTCCATGGAATACTATTGAATGGAAATAA
- a CDS encoding SBBP repeat-containing protein translates to MKKTLLTTLTFLISLINATAQNYEWAKGVPSAGSSVGKSITYDAAGNVYVTGGFYGTVDFDPGTGVSNLTSNGSSDIYILKLDAMGNFVWVKQIGGTALDQANAIHIDKGGDIYVTGFFSDSVDFNPGTDALDLIANGAKEIFALKLNSLGDFGWAKQFGGIENDEGYDITVDANRFVYVTGIFSNTVDFDPGASVNNLTSDGGYDGFVLKLLPSGDLNWVKKVGGTHSDDRSFAIALDANNNVYTTGYFRTTVDFDPSAATVNLTSNGMRDCYILKFDSNGNFIWVKSIGGGFQDSGNDIEIDDSGNAYVTGQFQYTVDFDPGSNTSNLVSSGILDAFILKLDATGNFVWAKNYGGTSLENSTSISLDGDGNIYTTGNFYETADFDPGTGSVNLTATASSSDIFILKLNPTGDYVWAGKIGELGDDIGYAITVDDACNIYSTGVYFDTADFDPGTGTSLLTNTGVGHMYALKLSCTLISSEIAQNNFYTAPLLLYPNPATSAITIDYEKKIEKIIVLDITGKTVKSLSTENKTIDLSDLVNGTYFLQVHANASIITTKFIKE, encoded by the coding sequence ATGAAAAAAACATTACTCACAACACTAACTTTCCTTATTTCATTAATTAACGCCACTGCTCAAAATTATGAATGGGCAAAGGGTGTTCCTAGCGCTGGTTCAAGTGTAGGAAAATCAATCACCTATGATGCAGCTGGAAATGTTTATGTTACAGGGGGGTTCTATGGTACAGTAGATTTTGACCCTGGAACGGGAGTTTCCAATTTAACCTCAAATGGCTCTTCTGATATTTATATATTGAAATTGGATGCCATGGGTAATTTTGTTTGGGTCAAACAAATTGGAGGAACAGCACTAGATCAAGCAAATGCAATTCATATTGATAAAGGAGGTGATATTTATGTTACTGGTTTCTTTTCCGATTCCGTTGATTTTAATCCAGGGACAGACGCCTTAGATTTAATAGCCAATGGTGCAAAAGAGATCTTTGCTTTAAAACTAAATTCTCTAGGAGATTTTGGTTGGGCCAAACAATTTGGAGGCATAGAAAATGATGAGGGTTATGATATCACGGTAGATGCTAACCGATTTGTTTATGTTACAGGAATCTTTTCTAATACTGTAGATTTTGATCCAGGAGCTTCGGTCAATAACTTAACATCTGATGGAGGATATGATGGATTTGTACTTAAATTACTTCCATCTGGAGACTTAAATTGGGTAAAAAAAGTTGGAGGAACTCATAGTGATGACCGGTCTTTTGCTATAGCTTTAGATGCAAATAATAATGTTTATACAACAGGATATTTTAGAACTACAGTAGATTTTGATCCAAGTGCTGCAACAGTAAATTTGACTTCAAATGGAATGCGAGATTGCTATATCTTAAAGTTTGATTCAAATGGTAATTTCATTTGGGTTAAAAGTATTGGAGGAGGCTTCCAAGATTCAGGAAATGATATCGAAATAGATGATTCAGGAAATGCTTATGTAACAGGGCAATTTCAGTACACTGTAGATTTTGATCCAGGTTCAAACACAAGCAATTTAGTTTCTAGTGGAATTCTAGACGCTTTTATACTAAAGTTAGATGCTACAGGTAATTTTGTTTGGGCAAAAAATTATGGAGGAACGAGTTTAGAAAACTCAACATCAATTAGCTTAGACGGAGATGGAAATATCTACACTACTGGAAACTTTTACGAAACGGCTGATTTTGATCCAGGAACTGGTTCTGTAAATCTCACTGCAACAGCTTCTAGTTCTGATATTTTTATCTTAAAACTAAATCCAACAGGAGACTATGTATGGGCTGGAAAAATTGGTGAACTGGGTGATGATATTGGCTATGCTATTACAGTAGATGACGCTTGTAATATCTATAGTACAGGAGTTTATTTTGATACCGCTGACTTTGACCCTGGAACAGGAACTAGCTTGCTTACCAATACAGGTGTTGGCCATATGTATGCTTTAAAACTAAGCTGTACTTTGATTAGTAGCGAAATAGCTCAAAATAATTTCTATACTGCTCCCCTACTCTTATATCCTAATCCAGCAACTTCAGCAATCACAATTGACTATGAAAAAAAGATCGAGAAAATTATTGTTCTTGACATAACCGGAAAAACAGTAAAATCATTGTCTACAGAAAACAAAACAATTGATTTATCTGATTTAGTAAATGGGACTTATTTCTTGCAAGTACATGCTAATGCTTCAATCATTACTACAAAGTTTATTAAAGAATAA
- a CDS encoding LemA family protein, producing the protein MEMTIGIIVIILVIAAIVINNQIITKKNQAAQAFGSIEVYLKKRFDLIPNLVAMLNKYLAHEKEILLKITELRSSIDHPETSPNQKIEKSNEFTQLLSGLALNVENYPELKADQQFSKLQYELTDIEEQISAARRAYNAAVTSYNNKIQQFPASIIAGIRKDKTQLLLEIPKTEQKEINIKSLLTN; encoded by the coding sequence ATGGAAATGACTATTGGAATTATTGTAATTATACTTGTTATTGCAGCTATTGTGATCAACAATCAAATAATCACAAAAAAGAATCAAGCCGCTCAAGCCTTTGGAAGTATTGAAGTTTATCTAAAAAAACGCTTTGATTTAATTCCTAACCTAGTTGCTATGCTCAATAAATATTTAGCACACGAAAAAGAAATACTTTTAAAAATAACTGAGCTTAGAAGCTCTATTGATCATCCTGAAACTTCTCCTAATCAAAAAATTGAAAAATCTAATGAATTTACTCAGCTATTAAGTGGGCTGGCGCTTAACGTTGAAAATTATCCTGAACTAAAAGCTGATCAACAATTTTCAAAGCTTCAATACGAGCTGACAGATATAGAAGAACAAATTTCTGCAGCTAGAAGAGCCTATAATGCAGCTGTGACTTCCTACAATAATAAAATTCAACAATTCCCTGCTTCTATCATTGCTGGAATAAGAAAAGATAAAACTCAGCTATTGTTAGAAATTCCTAAAACTGAACAAAAAGAAATCAACATAAAATCATTATTAACCAATTAA
- a CDS encoding tetratricopeptide repeat protein has translation MTTIRGSIIYPLCLFLFYSSIYAQNDILDSLEHKLALHPEEDTIRVELLNTLAHHYRRHDITIAEQKCKEAHQLATAINDKKGLAKNTLILSKIHLSKSEFNEAKKIALLSLEQYKKIGRNNAKGLIAAYNTLGMLANYQNASDTAVIYFTEAMHIAEKSNQLRSQGDMLNNIGVTYYSKGELDDALTYFKKSIQVDEQLGDDKRKATCFNNIAIIYSIQGRYSEALELYNEILDQYKKGNKRSKIASTCQNIGIVYSEMEQHQKALEYFEKAYEIYNELEDKLNSAKVLNSIGNALVELKNYDKGIKILNQALQLNQEVQNNEALIASHNTIGKVRIWLNQPLLALEHFEASLALSEAANDRRNIGLSQINLGDIHLILKNYDASLEHALKGKEIVDDLEMLAEQVLVNEILSKVYEQQGDLKNAVTHFKQFKILNDSLFNKENIQKITQLEYEYKYKNQLEKAKNKEIKLTETVKTTTSDLKKTQHNLLLGIIIFLSVTIILGMIIFYLRVRNVKSETQNIITEQRLLRSQMTPHFIFNALSVLQGIILNQENKKAVSYLSKFSKLLRVTLENSREQMVSLNQELIAIENYINLQNIEVDIPYNYSITVDSKIDKERFYIPPMLLQPFIENTIEHGFVNHNGEKEITIALNYTDKALTCTIKDNGIGIDAQKNSSNQNKKSLSTAITTERLEFLSRNTKHKGSIRIEDRKKYDEQGTLVTLNIPYKIDVNQ, from the coding sequence ATGACAACAATTAGAGGCTCAATTATCTACCCCTTGTGTTTATTTCTTTTTTATTCAAGTATTTATGCACAAAATGATATTCTAGATAGCTTAGAACATAAACTAGCTCTTCATCCAGAAGAAGATACCATAAGAGTGGAGTTACTCAATACACTTGCCCACCATTACCGTAGGCATGATATCACAATTGCGGAACAAAAATGTAAGGAAGCTCATCAATTAGCCACAGCTATAAACGACAAAAAAGGGTTGGCTAAAAACACCTTGATTTTAAGTAAAATACACCTTTCTAAATCTGAGTTTAATGAGGCCAAGAAAATTGCACTCCTATCTCTTGAACAGTACAAAAAAATTGGACGCAATAATGCTAAAGGACTTATTGCTGCATACAATACTTTAGGCATGCTTGCCAACTACCAAAACGCTTCAGATACTGCTGTTATTTATTTTACTGAAGCAATGCATATTGCAGAAAAAAGTAATCAACTAAGGAGTCAAGGAGACATGTTAAACAACATAGGAGTAACCTATTATTCCAAAGGAGAATTAGATGATGCTTTAACCTATTTCAAAAAGTCAATACAAGTAGACGAGCAATTAGGAGATGATAAACGAAAAGCTACATGCTTTAATAATATTGCTATTATCTACTCTATACAAGGAAGGTATTCAGAAGCTCTTGAGCTATACAATGAAATATTAGACCAATATAAAAAAGGGAACAAAAGGTCGAAAATCGCTTCTACCTGTCAAAACATAGGTATTGTTTATTCTGAAATGGAACAACACCAAAAAGCTTTAGAATATTTTGAAAAAGCTTACGAGATTTATAATGAATTAGAAGACAAACTCAATTCTGCTAAAGTATTAAACAGTATTGGAAATGCTCTAGTAGAATTAAAGAACTACGATAAAGGAATAAAGATTTTGAATCAAGCACTTCAGTTAAATCAAGAAGTTCAAAATAATGAAGCACTTATTGCTAGTCATAATACTATTGGAAAAGTAAGAATTTGGTTAAATCAACCTTTATTGGCCCTAGAGCATTTTGAAGCTTCATTGGCCTTAAGTGAAGCAGCTAATGACCGTCGAAATATTGGATTATCTCAGATCAATTTAGGAGATATTCACCTCATACTAAAAAACTACGATGCTTCATTGGAGCATGCGCTCAAAGGAAAAGAAATTGTAGATGATTTAGAAATGCTTGCCGAACAGGTATTGGTGAATGAAATTCTCTCAAAAGTTTATGAACAACAAGGAGATTTGAAAAACGCTGTCACACACTTCAAACAATTCAAAATACTAAATGACAGCTTATTTAATAAAGAAAATATTCAAAAAATAACGCAATTAGAATATGAATACAAATATAAAAACCAACTAGAAAAAGCTAAAAATAAAGAAATCAAACTAACTGAAACTGTAAAAACAACTACATCTGACTTAAAAAAAACACAACATAACCTATTATTAGGAATTATTATCTTTTTATCAGTCACCATTATCCTTGGGATGATCATTTTTTATTTAAGAGTTCGAAATGTGAAATCTGAAACTCAAAATATTATTACAGAACAACGCTTATTGCGTTCTCAAATGACACCTCACTTTATTTTTAATGCTTTATCTGTTTTACAAGGTATTATCTTAAATCAGGAAAACAAAAAAGCAGTTTCATACCTTTCTAAATTTTCTAAACTGCTTCGTGTTACTTTAGAAAATTCGAGAGAGCAAATGGTTTCTTTAAACCAAGAATTAATCGCTATTGAAAACTATATTAACCTCCAAAATATAGAGGTTGACATCCCATATAATTATTCAATAACAGTAGATTCTAAAATCGATAAAGAACGATTTTACATCCCTCCTATGCTTCTCCAGCCTTTTATTGAGAATACGATTGAACATGGATTTGTTAACCATAATGGAGAAAAAGAGATAACTATTGCTTTAAATTATACTGACAAAGCCTTAACTTGCACGATTAAAGATAATGGAATTGGAATTGATGCACAAAAAAACAGTAGCAATCAAAATAAGAAATCGTTATCCACAGCTATTACGACTGAGCGTTTGGAATTTCTTTCTAGAAATACAAAACACAAAGGTTCTATCCGTATAGAAGATCGAAAAAAGTATGATGAACAAGGTACACTTGTAACATTAAACATACCATATAAAATTGATGTTAACCAATGA